The Natribaculum luteum genome contains the following window.
TCCGGTGAGGCGCCGCAGCAGATTGCGACGTAGTGTCATACCACGGTATCGGGACGACGACCTGTGCGAACATAAGGCTTGTTCGGACCGCTCGGCCGGGTTCTCGTCGAAGGGGTAAGACCTTTGAGCGTCGTTCGAGTTGTAATGGCATGGGCAAACATATCATGCATCTCGATCCCAGTTTGCCACTCCCGCCCGAACTCGGCGCCGCCATCATCGCCATCGGGGTGCTCGTCCTCCTCGTAATCGGGTACGACGCCTACCGGTACGCGCAGAAGACTGACGGATGACGATGGAGCGATCAGGTCGGGGTGGCGACATTCGCACGGCTCTCGGATACCTCCGGATCGTCGTGTACGCCTGCGCGGCGGTACTGGCGATTACGCTCCTCGTCGTCGGCACCGTCGGACTCATCGCGGAACTGAAAGGGACCTGGCACTGGCAGATCCACCTCCACACCACGGTTAGCTACCTGGGACTGTTCGTCGGCTATCTCCTGGCGCTGCTCGTCCCCCTGTTTATGGTCCTCGTGGTCGGCCGACGGATGATCGACGATGCGTAAGATTACACACCCGTTCGGGCTGCTCGCCGTCGCTTCCCTGGGGGCGCTTTTCCTGCTGGTCGCCGGCGCGGGTGCGATCGCGGTCTGGGCCAGTCTGAACGATACCTGGAGACACTTCTTCCTCATGGAACAGACCTTCGCTACGCTCACACCGATCGTGCTCGGGGTCGCGGCAGTCGCGGTGATCACGAGTCTCGCGGCCATACTCCGAAGCGGTTCTCGTAACGACTGAACCGAGTGACACGCTCCTCACACCGACGCGAGGAACGTCAGTGACGTCCAGCGGCTACGATCGGTCTCTGTCACCAGGAGAGCGAGATGGACGTGACACTGGTCGTAATTCCAGCTCACGCCAGTTGAACGACGATCTCCTCCTCGAACTCGACCAGCCCCTGGACGACCAGGGCGGCGGCGAGGTACAGCCCCGGTTCGGCCTCCTGGCGCAACTCCTCGACGAAGACGTCGATCCACTGCGTGAGGTGGTCCTCGATGAACACGCGCTCGAATCCGACGGTCTCCTCCTGGCCCGCACGCTGGCGCTCGATCAGGTTCCGCAGGAAGGCCAGTTCGACCGCGATGAAGTCGCTCTCCTCGGGGTACTCCTCGGGGGGCAGCCAGCCGGCGGCCCGGTAGCTCTCCTCGACTCTGGCCAGCCCGTCGCCGAGGTACTGGGTGTCCTCGCGATAGTACGACTCGTGGGGTAACACCGGCGGTCGCGGTCCGACGAAGAGTTCGGTGTACTCCCGGGAGAGTTCGTCGCACACTACCTCGACCGGGCGACCGCGATTCTGCTCGAGCCAGCCTCGCAACACGTCGAATCCTTCGTCGAGCGGATCGTTGATCGACTCCGCGGGGAGTACTGGCTCGTCGTCGAGCAGACGCACGACGAACTCCTCGGAGGGCGTATCCCAGAAAACCTCGATCGCGAAGTCGACGAGTTCGAGTCGGGCGTCGTAGACGGCCTCCTCGTTCATGCGTTCCCACCCCCTTCGAAGAGGAGGCTACTCCGACAGTCGTCGCAGTACTCGAAGACGCTGTGGTCGGCGTCGGGCGCGATTCCCTCGACCAGATTACCGACCTCGGACTGGACTTTCTCCGCCGAGGCCACGCTGGTAAACGGCTTCCCACAGCGGACACACTCGAGCATCTCGTCCTCGCGGACGGTCGTCCACGCGTCGCCGTCCCGGTTCTCGGGGAGCAAGGAGAGGTCGAGTCCAGCTTCCAT
Protein-coding sequences here:
- a CDS encoding TorD/DmsD family molecular chaperone, with amino-acid sequence MNEEAVYDARLELVDFAIEVFWDTPSEEFVVRLLDDEPVLPAESINDPLDEGFDVLRGWLEQNRGRPVEVVCDELSREYTELFVGPRPPVLPHESYYREDTQYLGDGLARVEESYRAAGWLPPEEYPEESDFIAVELAFLRNLIERQRAGQEETVGFERVFIEDHLTQWIDVFVEELRQEAEPGLYLAAALVVQGLVEFEEEIVVQLA